One window from the genome of Salvia splendens isolate huo1 chromosome 9, SspV2, whole genome shotgun sequence encodes:
- the LOC121747474 gene encoding probable Histone-lysine N-methyltransferase ATXR5 — MAPSRKFRSMKEIMRVAKRVAEPDSSDEDDDHLVCQQCGEGNRAEELVLCDKCERGYHMLCLRPIMTRLPIGPWCCPACSGDVNRPIKSFKGFARKKLADFLKIEQNVFFTRKCTSSLQDVKRRRRRGTLVFQKKRRRLFPYVPSEDPARRLAQMRSLALALTSDNMEFTNDLNYRSGMAPREANQSRFEIGGMQVLSKEDTKTLKYCRAMSKRGEFPPLKVTFDLYEGYTVEVDGPIKDMTIIAEYAGDVDYIKNREKDDCDSMMTLLLTNDSSKNLIVCADKLGNISRFVSGINNHTVEGRRKQNTKCVRYSVDDACVVLLIATRDIAKGERLYYDYNGYEHEYPTHNFV, encoded by the exons ATGGCTCCCTCCAGGAAGTTCAGGTCGATGAAGGAGATCATGAGGGTGGCGAAGCGTGTGGCAGAGCCCGACTCCAGCGACGAAGATGATGACCATTTGGTCTGCCAGCAATGCGGGGAGGGCAATCGGGCCGAGGAGCTCGTCTTGTGCGACAAATGCGAGAGAGGCTACCACATGCTTTGCCTCCGCCCGATAATGACCCGCCTCCCAATCGGGCCCTGGTGCTGCCCCGCTTGCTCCGGCGACGTTAATCGCCCTATCAAAA GTTTCAAGGGTTTTGCTCGCAAGAAGCTTGCTGATTTTTTAAAGATTGAGCAGAATGTTTTCTTCACAAGGAAATGCACTTCTTCTCTTCAAg ATGTCAAAAGACGACGCAGGCGAGGTACATTAGTGTTCCAGAAAAAGCGCAGGAGATTGTTTCCATACGTTCCATCAGAGGATCCAGCAAGACGACTAGCACAGATGAGATCGCTTGCTCTGGCTTTGACATCTGACAACATGGAATTCACCAACGATCTCAATTACAGATCGGGAATGGCTCCTAGAGAAGCCAATCAATCCAGATTTGAAATTGGAGGCATGCAG GTTCTGTCGAAGGAAGATACCAAGACATTGAAATACTGTAGGGCCATGAGCAAAAGAGGGGAATTCCCACCTCTTAAGGTGACATTTGATCTATATGAAGG CTACACGGTAGAAGTTGACGGGCCTATAAAGGACATGACAATAATTGCTGAGTACGCAGGGGACGTGGATTACATCAAGAATCGAGAGAAAGACGACTGTGACAGCATGATGACCCTTCTTCTTACAAATGATTCCTCCAAGAATCTAATCGTCTGTGCAGACAAGCTTGGGAACATTTCTCGGTTTGTCAGTGGCATAAACAATCATACAGT GGAAGGGCGGAGGAAGCAGAATACGAAATGTGTGAGATACAGCGTGGATGATGCATGTGTGGTGCTTTTGATCGCTACGCGTGATATTGCAAAGGGAGAAAGGCTATACTATGATTATAATGGCTATGAGCATGAATATCCAACCCATAATTTTGTTTAA
- the LOC121746750 gene encoding integrin-linked protein kinase 1-like encodes MSNIVHHYWFDMQMIGNFLSFASRGDRVGLNEMLRQGMPPNVQDYDNRTALHLAASEGHASIVELLLAYNADVNLRDRWQRTPLADAKLYQHRDICRILELNGGRDLMEDHEMHVCHEDDPQENIDISELNLQNSSIIKQGLFGESEKVKWRGTCVVKTVISRHIQHPVKMVLTAKDNTLLGELRHPNILEFLGSIVQGEEMILITEHLPKGNLDDLLAKKGKLDPATCLRYALDIARGMNYLHQHKPQPIVHNHLDTRNLLIDEGDQVKIGEYWIQMLYEQIHPNSEKSWLADSSDNLDASYDTNKDIYDFGHIFHQMLEGKPITNMYDYMHLKSVEFEKKFNISGCPGRIFQLIKQCCSKDSCQKPSFEAVIEILEEVILLLKIAGCNVC; translated from the exons ATGTCGAATATCGTTCATCACTACTGGTTCGACATGCAAATGATAGGGAATTTCCTGAGCTTTGCTTCAAGAGGAGACAGGGTTGGATTGAATGAGATGCTGAGGCAGGGAATGCCACCCAACGTGCAGGACTACGATAACCGAACTGCGCTTCATCTTGCTGCCAGCGAAGGTCATGCCTCCATCGTCGAGCTTCTTTTGGCCTACAATGCCGACGTCAATCTCCGGGATAGATGGCAACGAACA CCATTGGCAGATGCAAAGCTGTATCAGCATCGAGATATCTGCAGGATCCTTGAGCTAAATGGAGGCAGAGATCTTATGGAAGACCATGAGATG CATGTATGTCATGAGGATGATCCACAGGAGAATATTGATATCTCTGAGCTGAATTTACAGAATTCATCCATAATCAAACAG GGCCTATTTGGTGAGTCGGAAAAGGTCAAGTGGCGTGGAACATGTGTTGTTAAAACAGTCATCTCCAGACACATACAGCATCCTGTGAAAAT GGTGCTGACTGCTAAGGATAATACTCTTCTTGGTGAACTTCGACATCCAAATATTTTGGAATTTCTTGGATCAATAGTGCAGGGTGAAGAAATGATTTTAATCACTGAACACTTGCCAAAG GGAAACTTGGATGACCTTTTGGCCAAAAAAGGGAAGTTGGACCCTGCAACTTGTCTTCGTTACGCACTTGATATTGCTAG GGGAATGAATTATCTTCATCAGCACAAACCCCAACCCATTGTTCACAACCATTTGGACACTAG GAACTTGCTAATCGATGAAGGCGACCAAGTCAAGATTGGAGAGTATTGGATTCAAATGTTGTATGAGCAAATACACCCAAATTCTGAAAAGT CTTGGTTAGCAGATTCTTCTGACAACCTTGATGCTTCATATGACACCAACAAAGACATCTATGACTTCGGACATATCTTTCATCAg ATGTTGGAAGGAAAACCGATCACCAATATGTATGACTATATGCATCTGAAGTCTGTTGAGTTCGAGAAGAAGTTCAACATAAGCGGGTGCCCGGGGCGAATCTTTCA ACTAATAAAACAGTGTTGTAGCAAAGATAGTTGCCAAAAACCATCATTTGAGGCAGTGATAGAGATTCTGGAGGAGGTTATCTTGCTGCTTAAAATTGCTGGTTGTAATGTTTGTTAA